The Gehongia tenuis sequence ACCGATATCCGCTCCCCTTCGCCCAGCACCGTTCCGCCCTTCGTGAGCCGATTCACAGCGCACCATACGGTTTTCATCATGTCCGGCGGCACCACCGGTGTATCCTGATGGAAGGTATAGACGACGCCATCCTGAAGGGCCGTCTTGACGGGACTGATCCGGTTCGCCCGGGCCTCCCCGAGGTTCACGCGATGCACATCGCCCCAAAAATAAGTGTGGGCCACAAAAAAGGAGGCGATTATGGGAAGCTCTGCCATGATCTTCAACTGATCCGGCCGCACCGTCTGCGCGTGAATCATCACCGGCCGGATAGCTTTGGGACACTTTTGCAGCGCCCGTTCCATAGCGTCAATGTACTGCTGGGCCGCCGCATCCCCGTTGCAATGAACGAGAAGCTGCCGCTCCTCCCTGAGCGCTGTTTCGATCATGGTTCGGACCTCATCGTCCCCATGGATGGGATAGCCGCGATAGCCATCCTCCCCGTTGGCATAGGGTTCGGACATCCAGGCCGTGCGGCCCTGGGGTGAACCATCCAAAAACATCTTATATCCGCCAAGACGCAGGCGGTGGACATAGTTTTGATATTGGGGGTTGCCGCGCAGAATATCAGCTTCCTCCAAGTCCACATAGCCCACCACATCCAAAATGAGGCGCTCTGTCCGTGCGGCCGCCTCCAGGACACGCCACTCCGCCTCCCGAACCAAGCCATCCTGGGCCGTGGTGATGCCATAGCTGAGATACACCCTTTGAGCTTCGTCCAAAAGGGCCAGCGTCTCCTCCATTGTGGGCCGCATAACGCCCGCTGAACGCTGCGTAAAGGCCCGCTCCTCCAGATAGCCGGTGGGCTCGCCCTCCCTTCTGCCGATCACACCGCCCTCAGGATCGGGCGTATCCTTGTCAATCCCAAGCTCCTGAAGACCAAGGCTGTTTACCACCCCCATATGGCCGGAAGCATGTGCGATCAGAACGGGGCAGTCCGGCGAAGCATCGTCCAAATCCCAGCGGGTGGGATGGCGGCCCTCCGCAAGATCATTGTGATCATAGCCAAAACCCACGATCCATTTCCCCGCAGCAACCTTCCGTTCCTTGGCATAGGTGCGAATCCGATCACGGACCTCGTCCAAACTTTCAGCCCCGGCAAGGGAGACAATGCCAAGGGTGGTCGCAAAGGATGTGATGTGGCTGTGGGCGTCAATGAACGCAGGCATAAGGGTTTGGCCCTCAAGATCCACTCTTTCCGCCTTGGGTGCAAAATTAAGCGCTTCCTCCAAGGTCCCCACCCTGGCAATTCTGCCGTCTTCAACCACCACCGCTTCCGGCCGATCCTCCCGTGCCTCCATAGTCAAAATATCGCCATGATAAAAAAGCATACTATCCATCCATTTCACACCTTTCCGCCCCTAGCTTTCCACCGGCTTTGTGAGGTCATTCCATTTCACCAAAGAGACGCTGGGTTTCCTCCTTCGTGTAGAGAACCTCGGCATCTTTGGGAAGATCCCGTACATGTTCAAGATGCAGGAAAACCCTGCTGCTGTCCCCTTCGGGATAGGGGTAGCCAAAATGCTGCGCTATCTCCCGGGCCAGCCGGTCAAAGAGCCGCTGCATGGCCATGAGGCTGTCCCATACGGCCTCCCTACGAGCGGTGGGATAGGTGGCAAGATAGGCCGCAAAGAGCTCCGGCTCCAGGTATTGCTCAAAGTATTTGCCCGCCTTCCCGGCGCTAACCTCGAAGCCGTGGCGGATGCCGATGTGCCATTCAAGGGCGCGGGCCAGCATCTCCCGGACCGGAACGTTCAGCATCTCCAGTGCATAGGGAATCTCCACCCGCCAAAGGCCCTTGGCCACATAGGGACTGACCCAGAAGAATTCATTGCAGCTGTCGAGAAATTCCTTCTCCGTGGGAGGCTTGATCCAATAGTCCCGATCGGAGGGCTTCCCCACCTCAGGCAGGATTCCGTCCTTATCCAAAAGCACGATGGTTTGGGAGTCCCGTCCCACATATTCATCGGTTTTTTCTGGAGAAACCAGGGTGAGATCCAGACGGTTTCCATCGGTAAACTGCATGAGGTAGGCAAAAGCGCCCTTCCGCACCTCACCGGGATAGATTTGGGTGGTATCCGGCATCTGCATCACCAATCTGTTTCCGAATCGATCGATCCAATGGGGATCTTCGGTGAAGTCCGCAAGCCTTGTCACCCCGTAGACGATATCGTAATCCTGAAAAATATCCGCTTTAGCCCCCGGGTTGGCTCTCGAGCCGTTCATCACAACATAGCGGATTCGCTCATCCTCTCGGGCCGTGGATAGGATAAGTTCCATCATTTCCTTTTCGCTTCGCATGCGTCCTCCTAATCCGTACCGTTCAAAATATTATGGATCTGCTGCATCTTTTGATCGGTGGCAGCGATCACATCGGCACATTCCTTGAGATCCCGGCTCACCGAAGGCGGCACCTTGTCCACGCCTTTGTAGCGCAGCTGATGCTCCAGGCTCGCCCAAAAATCCATGGCGATGGTGCGGATCTGCACCTCCACCCGGGTGGGCTCACAGTGGTTGGAGAAAAACACCGGCACCTCCACAACCAGATGAAGGCTCCGATAGCCATTGGGCTTGGGATTCTGGATGTAATCCTTGCGCTGAATCAGCCGAATATCGTCCTGTCTTATCAGCATCTCCGCCAGGGTATAGATATCCTCCACAAAGGAGCATACCACCCGAATGCCCGCAATATCGTTAAGGTTTTCCCGGGCCGAAGATACGCTCACCTCAAAGCCCCGCCGGGCAAGTTTGTCCAGCAGACTTTTGGGCGATTTCACCCGGGCCTTCATGTACTCAATGGGATTCCTCTGCCACTGAATTTTAAATTCATCGTCCAATATCTCAAACTTTGTGCGGATCTCCCGAATTGCCGAATGATAGACCAGATACATCTCCTGGGCGGCTTCAAAGCTGCCCTGCAGATTCATAGCCAAGGCCAGGATCTCATCTCGGGAAAAGGGCATCTTGCTCAGCTCACGTTGTTCCATTTTTCACGCTCCATCATTATAATTTGGACCTAACAAGATTCCATAAGACCCACGCTTTTCCCTGCCTCAATTATAAAAAGGACGCCCTAAGGCGTCCTCATTCCGTCATATCAAAGAGTGTTTCAAAGGTTCTGTAAAAAATTTGGTCCCGTTCCACCTCGGTCAGCGGCAAAGCCATAAACCGGTTCAACTCCTCCACATGATCCCACATGGGAAAATCGGTGCCAAACATGAAGTGATCCGCTCCAAAATGGTGAATCATGTCCACCGCAGCGGCCTTGTCCAGCATGAACAAGCTGCTGGAGGTATCCAGAAAAATCCGCTCCGACTCAAGACACTGGAAGGCCTCCTCCCAACGGCGGTATCCGCCAAAATGAGCGGCGATGCACACGAGATCGGGCACCCTGTCCACCAGGTTTCTCAGCCTATGCGGCGCTGAATAATCGTAGCGGTCATCCCCCGTGTGAAATAGAATGGGCAGCCCCGCTTCGGCGATCCTTCTGTACATAGGCATCATGGCCTCGTCATCAATGTAAAACTTTTGAAAATCGGGATGAAACTTGACCCCCTTAAGCCCCAGCTCCAGAATGTGATCGATCTCCTCCTCATAGTTCTCCAGCGCCTGGTGCAGGGCCGCAAACCCCATAAATTCGGGATATTTTTCGCATTTTTCATGGATGAAATTGTTGATGGACCGCACCTGTTTGGGGGTGGTGGCCACCGAACAGACCAGATACTTCGACACGCCGATACGCCGGCCGCTCTCCACCAAGGCATGGGGATAGCCAATCTGCCGCATGCCGATATCATAAAAATCTCCCACTGACGCCGTAGCTTTTTCGGCAATCTTTCCCGGATAAATATGGGTGTGGGCGTCGTAAATCTTTCGTTGTTTGGTCATTCCAAATCCCTCCCGACGATAAGATTATACTCACAACAGCAAATCCCGTAAACTATTTTCTAAGGACGGATCAGTAGTTCAGCTCCTTGAGCAAACTGGACAGCACTTTAAGTCTTTCGCTCAAAAATTCGTCGTTTTGGGCGAGAGCGTCCCGAAATAGACGGATATCTTCATCGATGCGTTCATTGTCCGTGCAAACCTCCACCGTCATGGCGTCCCCCTGCAGGCCCACCCGGTCGATCCGAGGGTTTTCGGGGTCATACAGTTTCTCGTATCGATACGCCTCGCGAAAATACTGCAGCGTTCTGCACAAAAGAATGTTGAGATCCACGAGCCGGTGCAGGGGCAGTTCCTCCGACTGACGGGACCACTTCTCCCCGGTGTACCGCCATACCTTTGCAGAGATATCCACGTTTCCACGATCATTCCACTGAGCAAGGCCCAGAGAAAGCCCCTTCGCGTTCGAATGGTAGGCATCCCTGCCGTCCACGTTCTCATAATTTTCACATACAATCACAGGCTTATGCTTCAAGCTGGTGGGAATCTTCAATTTGTTTCACCTCAAATTACTTAATCACTAATTTAGTAAATCAGTAATTAGATTATAGCGCTCCCATTCCTATCTGTCAAACAAAAAAGGAGCCGATTCCGGCTCCTTTTCTTATACAGGGATTTTTGTCGTTCTCCTAAAATGCCTGCGGGTGATGGTAACCCGGACAAGATGCTCCTTGGGTTCCATGGTTTTTTTAACATGCTTGGGATGATTGCGGACTGTCATACGCTTACCTCCTCGCCTTTGATGGGTAAGATTATAACACTCACGCCTTTGTTTGGATCACAAGGTCCTGTTAGGGTATTTTGTATGGCGTTAAAATTCTATAATGCCCTCTTCCGTCTCGGGCAGCAGTGCGTTTCTCCTGGCGGCAATCTTGTCCGCCGCAACGAGCGCGGTCACCGCTCCCAGGATCACCACGCAGCCGATCACCTTGCTCACGCCAAACCCCTCCCCCAAGAACAGCCATCCGGCAAACACGCTGGAAATGGGTTCAAACATGGATAAAATGGAGGCCATGGACGCGCCCAGGGAACGAATGCCCAGCTGAAGCAAAATAAAGGCCACAATGGTGCAGGAAATACCCACGATACAGGTAAGCAGCAGGGCCTTCGGCGGAATATCAAAGATGATGGCGCCGGTGGGGATATCGTAGAAGAGCATGATCACGGCCACGACCAAGGCGATATAAAAAGCCAGTTTGAAAGGATTCATATCCTTGATCCCCATTCGCTCGATACCCACCAGATAACCGGCATAGGTGACCCCGGAAAGCAGTGCGATGACAATGCCCAGCACCTTCATATCGCCGCTCTGCTCGAAGAAAAAGACAATTCCCAGCGTTGCGCCGGCAAGCGCAATGGTTTTAACCTTACCCAGCTTTTCCCGAAAGAAGATGCGGCAGATGAGCACCACAAATACGGGATAGAGAAAATGCAGTATCGTGGCCGTACCCACGCCCACATAATTGTAGGATGAGGAAAGCGTAATACCCGTTGCGGCCCCCAGAAAGCTGACCAGCAAAATGGCCAGGGCTTCCTTCCGGTTCAGGCGAAGCGAGATCCTTCGCGCCCAAAGCAGCACCAGCAGCACCGGAACCGCGGACAGGTTGCGGTAGAATGTCAAAGTAGCGGCATTGCTGCCCATCGCAAAGGTCAAGCTTGAAAGGACGGGTGTAACCCCAAAGATCACCGCCGATGCAATCGTGCAGAGGATCCCTTTCGTTTTTATAGAAACCTCCCCCTCCCCAAAAAGATACCCGCCGTCCGGCGGGCACAGTCCCTATTGTATCGACTTTTTATGATTTTAACAAGATCTTTACAGCTCAAAATCACAATTTTTCAGAAAACCCATAAACTTCTCCAGAGGTACTGCCGGGCTGTACAGATACCCTTGATAAAGATCGCATCCCAATCGTTCAAGGGTGCAGCGTTGTTCCGGGGTTTCCACGAATTCAGCAACCACCTTGAACTTGAGGGATTCGGCAAGATACAAAATGGATGAAATGATATCCTGGCTTCGGGTATTGTCCGCAAGGCTCCGCACCAAGGAACCATCCAGCTTAACCACATCGAAGCGGTTGTCCTGAAGATACATCATGGAACTGTGGCCCATGCCAAAATCGTCCATAATGATCTGGATACCCAGATCATGGAGCGTGGTAAGCCGCTCCGTCATTTCCGGCGTGCTGGTAAGGGCGGTCTGTTCCGTCAGTTCCAGACCCATGTATTCCATGGGAACGGAGTATTTTCTTTGAAGGCGTTCAATCCGCTCCACAATGTCCGGCCGGTCCAGCTGCCTTGCGGTGAGATTGAAGGAGATCATGACCGGATGCCGGGACGTGATCTTGGCCGTATCCCGGAAGGTGTATTCCATCACCTGATCCTCAAGAGTGCTCAGGAATCCTCCTTCCTCTGCTAAGCGAATGATGAGCGGCGGTGCGATCCACCCGCCCACGGGATGCTCCCAGCGCAGCAGGGCTTCGCCGCCCACCATCCTTCCGGATGTATCCACCTGGGGCTGATAGTATAGCGTCACGCCCTTCGTCCTGACCAGATGCTCCAGATCGGCAGCCAAACTTTTGGCCATGGACCCAATTCTGCCCGGCCGTTCAAACAAAGCGACGCGTTCGCCGCGGCTCTCCTCCTCCAAGACAAGATTGGTCAGCGCTTCCACGTCCCTTTTAGCCTGGCGCAGTGCCCGCCGCTGGGAAAGCTTCACGAAGGGTGTGTAGATCAGAACCCCGATAGCAAGATTGAACAGCTGCAGCAGGCTTCCGGCTATGGACCCCGTTGCCGCATAGCCGCTGAGAAATAGGGGTGTCGTCCATCTCACCCCATGAGCCGCTACAGGCACCCAGCCTAAAACTGTCGCCAGATAGCTCACCGCGGTGAGCACCAGCGGCGTCAAAATAAAGGGTACCACATAGATGGGATTGAGGACGACCGGCAGACCAAAGACCATCAGTTCATTGATGTTGAAAAGAACGGGAACGGCGGCAAGGCGAGTCAGCCTCAGCACATTTTTTCGTCTTTCATGGATGAGAATGGCGATCACCAGAGCGAGCAGCGTACCACACCCGCCAAAGAGGACGAAGGTATCCAGAAAGGTTTTGGTCATGATTTCAGTGGGGACCTGACCTGCAAGAACCTGCTGGACATTGATGTCCATGCCCGTTTCAAATACGCCCTTCGCAACGCCGTCCAGCACGTTGCCCCCGTGCACGCCAAAAAACCACATGAAGTGAAGTGAGAAGACAAAGACCAGTCCGCTGATCAGCCCCCGGCCCATGCCATTGAAGAGTGCGGCCAGCCAATCGGAAAAGAGGGTCTGGAAATTGGGTACGCCGAACAGATTCACCATGGCCACATTGAGCAGTGCAAAAAGCAAAATCACAGCGCCCGCCGGAAAAATGGCGGCAATGATACCGTTGAGTTCGGTGCCGTCGGTATAGGTCCGCCAGCGCTGACCCATCCATCCGCAAAGCTTGATAAAAAGCACCGAGGCCAGAACAGCCACCAGAATGGCGTTAAAAAGCCAAGTGCTTTGAAAGATTTCAAAGGTGAACATCCTATCCTGCTGAATGGCAAAAGCAATGTAGGCCGCCAACGCAACAAAGGGCGTGATGCCCCCCAGGACACCATCGCCCTGCTCCCGGCCGTAGCTGTAGCTGATGGTCAAGAGCATAATCAGCGATATGATCCCCAGGGTCGCATTCTGCACCAGGCTGAGTACGCTTACCACCGTCCCATTGGCCAAACCGCTTAGAAACTCCTGATAGCCCTCAATGGGAAGGCTCTGCAGCACCAATGCAACGCATCCCGTTACGATAGCGGGAAGTGCAAGCACCATGCCGTTTCGAACAGCGGTCAGTATGCGGTTGTTTTCTATGGCCGCGATCAGCCAGTCGCCTCTGGACGAGTGACTCACGAATCCACCACCTTATGCACATGATCCCGCGCTGCCCTGATCTCCTTTTTCAGCGATTCGGAAAGCGCCGCCGGCTCGGCCTCCGGCCAGCCCAGGTAATAGCCCTGCAAATAGTCCACCCCTAGGCTGATGACCATATCCATTTCCGCCTTGGTTTCTACACCCTCGGCGATCGTGCGGATTTTCTGAGGCTTCAGATAGGAAACCAAATTTTTCAACAGACGCTGCCGGTTTTCGTCCTTATCAATGTTGCGCACGATGGACATGTCGATCTTCACATAGTCGGGCGTCAGTGAAAGAAGAATGCCGTCGCCGTTGTAACCCGTGCCAAAATCGTCTATGGCAAGTTGGCTTCCCCATTGCTTGCAATAGTGCTGCTTGAGCACCATGGAGCGCTCATCCAGTTTCTCCTCCTCCGTGAGTTCCACCACAATCCTCCCCAGGAAGGGCGCATACATGGTTTCAAAGAGCTTCATGTCCCGCTCGGACAGCACCTGATTTGGAATGGAATTGATGAAAACCTTGGCCCCGCGTTCCTCCGCCTTCAGCCGTGCAAAGGCTTCCAGGGCTTTGAACCAGGTGAGCTGCTCGATCTGATAAAGCTTGGACTGAGATTTCGCCAGGGTCAGTATCTCAAGGGGTGTGCTCAACGTATCGATCTTGGACCGCATCAGTGCCTCGTAGGCGAATACGCTGGCCGTAGCCACCTCCACAATGGGCTGGAAGTGATACTCCACCAGCTCGCCATCGATGAGCCGGTTCAGATCCTCCTTGCCGTGAAGCAGATAAGCGTCCTTCTCATAGCTTGCCCGGTCAAATTCCTTGAATTCTCCCTTGGTGGTGTTCTTCACCATGTACATGGCAAAGTCAGCATAACGGATCAGTGTCTCGTAGTCCTCCGCATCGTCGGGGTACCAGGCCACGCCCGCCGAAACACGGATCTTGACAGAGTCGTTGTCGGGCAGCGGAAGAACCGTACTCAGCATCTCCCTTTGGATATCGGCAATGATCCGGCGCACCGCAGCTTTATCCTCGTAACCGTAGATAAATACATAGAATTCATCCCCGGACATGCGGGAAAGCACCACATTGTAGGGTGCAAACTTTTTCAAAGCATTCGCTGAATACTGAATATACACATCGCCGTAGTCATGACCATAGGTATCGTTGATATACTTCAAATTATCCAAATCCAGCATGATCAGCGCCGACACCTTGAGCGCCGCCGGGGATGCAAATTTACGCTTCAGCTCCGCATGGAATGCCCGGCGGTTCAGCAAATTGGTCAGCAGATCATAATCCCGCTCGTATTCAATTTTGCGCTTTTCAAGCGTCTCCTGGGTGATATCCACCGCGACGCCCATGACCTTCTCCTCATCCTCCACCGACTCAAGACGCACCCAGCGCGGATGCCGCTGCTCGTCTTCGATTCGGAAGATGACGGCGTGTTCCGTGCGGCTTTCGACCCATTTTTCAAGGCTGAGCATGGCCTGCTTGAACTGTTCCGTATCCGCATACCCTCCCTCACTCAGGGGTTCAAGCCCAAGAATTTCAAAGAGGCGGCCGGTGCAGAAGGTCTGCCCCGTGGCTTTTCGGTACTCGAAAGCACCCAGCTGAATGTTGGACATATCCACAATCTGGGACAGCTTGGAGGCCGCATCTGCAACATTGCTGCTCAAATCTTCAATGGCCTTGGCCAGTTCGTCAATCTCCACAATGTTGATTTTTCCCAGCCGGAGGGGCAGCCGCGCATCGCTGCTTTTTAGATCCCGCACCAGCCCCGTGATGGGCCGCGTGACCACTCTGCTGACCACGATCACCGTCACCACACCCAGGGTGAGCGAAATGCCCATGGAGATAAGGATCAACGTCTTGACGTGGTTGACAATGCTGAGCAGGTCGTTTTTGCCAATGATGCCGATGAGCGCCCAGCGATCATTCTCAAAGGGCGTGTGCGTATTATAGAGCTGCAAATACTGGACGCTGCCCACCGCTGCTTCGTTATAGCGCTCGCTCCTGGTGATCTCATAGTTGCTCTCGTATACTTCCTTACCCTCAAGGGCGATCCCGTTTGCATCACCGAAGAGCTGCTTGTAGATGGGTCCGCTTTCGATCACATTGTCAAAGCTGCGTTCCTCCCCCTCCGCCACCGCCAGCAGATAAGCGCCCTGTTTGTCCGTTGCGATCTCATCGTAGGGAAGAAGCTTTCGCAAATAATCCGTGGTGAGCTCCACACCCAGAACGCCGTAAGGCTTGCCGTCAATCACCAGCGGGACGGAGTAGGTGATCACTTCAAGATCCTTTTCGCTCAGATGAAAGGGTCTGCTCCAATAGCCCAGATCCTGCCATCCAATCTCCAAATGCTCCTTGGCGGCTTCATAGGGCTTAAAGAAAAAATCGCTCTGCTCCGTAAGCTTGAACCTGGGGGTCCACCACGTATCCATGGGAATGCCCATGCTCTTGGTCACATTGGAGGGAGCGCGCTCAATCAAAATATCCGAATTGTTCACCGAATTGGACTCCGGGTCGGTGTCCCGCAGATAGATTCCCGAATAGGAGTCGTTTTCATTCAGATCATCAAAGACAATGAAGGCGCCGGTAACGGAATTCTTGCGAAGAAGATAGAGCACATCATCCGAAAGCCTCTCCAAAAGATCGGATGGCACACTGTCGTCACCATTGAGATGGGCAAGATCCATATTTTTCTCGGTCAGGTAGCTCTCAACCTCGTTATTCACCGCGCTCACCGAATCGCCCAGATTGGACCAGCGCTGCACCATCTCATTCTGAAGATAATTTTTCCGATTGATCACCCTTTGATTGAGAATATCAAAGGCGTTGTGGGTCATGGTGTTCAAGGTACCGCTCCATAAAATGGTACCAAAAAACAACCCCGTCTGAATCAGCATCACGAGAATCATGGGGACCATCAGTTTTTTCATGATGGAGTTGTTTTCTGATCGTCTCATAGCGCTACCTCAAAAGGAGAACTTACTCGATGGCCGCATTCAAATCGTTCTTAAAGGACGTCAGCCATGCGTTGAAGTGGTCATCGGTATCAAAACGGGCCACCGCATCCTTTCGGCTCACACCGCTCTGCATAAGGCTTACGATCTCGGCCCGGTCGGCGTTGGCCTGATCCATCATGGAGTTCTCAAGGACATTTCGGGCGGCGGTTCCGCCTTCAAAAGCTTTGTTGGTATAAAACGTATGGGTTTTGGTCATTTCAATGGCCACCGGGAAGGTTGCCTCAAGATTCTTTGTGGTCGACGATTCCTCGGACTGCTTCAGGGCCGGCTCAATCATCGCCATATCATTGGCTTCCGTTTTGACGGGCAGGTAACCCGAACCCACGGAGAAATCAATGTTTCGCTGGGCTTCCGTGAACCACTTCAAAAAGACCGTCGCCGCATATTCCTTTTTCTCATCGGACTTGGTAACCACCATGCCCGCGCCCTGCTGCACGGCGTAGAGTTCCCCGCCTTCAAAATGGGGCGGCGCCATCACCCAGGGCTCGATATCATAGCTTTCACTGTCATCCACCGTCACCTTGTCGGGAAAATAGGCTGCCCCCGAGGTGGAGCCCACCAGGGCGATCAGATCTCCCGTCTTGGCATCATCGGAACGAAAGCGGCCATAGGCGCCAAAATAGCCGTTGATATAGGGCACATAAAAGTTGTCCCAGAGCTTGCGCATGATATCATCATCGACGTTCAGCTTCACCTTGCCCTGGTTCACCTCAAAGATTTCCGTGCCCAGCTGCCGGCAGCCGATAATAAAATAATTCGCCATGGCATCCCGGCCAAAGAATGCTTTGCCGTCATTGGGCTCCTCGGTAAGGCCGTCGGTCCATTCGTAATAGGCCTCCGCCGTGCGCACCAGGCCTTCCATGGTCTCAAGATCCTCCAGTTTAGCGCCGGTTGCCTCAGCGAACCGGTCCCAGTCGGTCTTGTTGAGCATGAATACCTCCGAGGACTTTGCGGTGGGAAAAATCTTGAGATGCCCTTCCGCATCAAAACGGCCCTCCTCAATATATGCAGGAACATACTGCGCCAGCTCTTCCTCGGTCAGATAGCTGTCCAGTTCGGCCACAAGGCCCAGCTGATCCACCTGATAGGCCGTATCCGCATAGGCGGCGAACACATCGGGAATATCGCCGGAACCCACCTTTTGATTGGCGGCATCGATGACCTTCTCAATCAGTTCGTTCACGTTGTTGCCCTGACTGAAGGCCTCCACGACAATGCCCTCATCCAGGCCCACCGTATCGTTGAACTCCGTCACCAGCTCATCGAAAGCGGTTTTCTGGGGCCCATTGTAATAATGCCATATTTCAATGGATACCGGATTTTTCGCATCCAGTATCTTCTTCTCCCCGCATCCCGAAAGCATGGCGGTTAACATGCATAAGACCGCCAGAAAACAAACTGCTTTTTTTATTCTCATATCCATACCTCCCACTAAAGGAACATT is a genomic window containing:
- a CDS encoding EAL domain-containing protein, whose amino-acid sequence is MRRSENNSIMKKLMVPMILVMLIQTGLFFGTILWSGTLNTMTHNAFDILNQRVINRKNYLQNEMVQRWSNLGDSVSAVNNEVESYLTEKNMDLAHLNGDDSVPSDLLERLSDDVLYLLRKNSVTGAFIVFDDLNENDSYSGIYLRDTDPESNSVNNSDILIERAPSNVTKSMGIPMDTWWTPRFKLTEQSDFFFKPYEAAKEHLEIGWQDLGYWSRPFHLSEKDLEVITYSVPLVIDGKPYGVLGVELTTDYLRKLLPYDEIATDKQGAYLLAVAEGEERSFDNVIESGPIYKQLFGDANGIALEGKEVYESNYEITRSERYNEAAVGSVQYLQLYNTHTPFENDRWALIGIIGKNDLLSIVNHVKTLILISMGISLTLGVVTVIVVSRVVTRPITGLVRDLKSSDARLPLRLGKINIVEIDELAKAIEDLSSNVADAASKLSQIVDMSNIQLGAFEYRKATGQTFCTGRLFEILGLEPLSEGGYADTEQFKQAMLSLEKWVESRTEHAVIFRIEDEQRHPRWVRLESVEDEEKVMGVAVDITQETLEKRKIEYERDYDLLTNLLNRRAFHAELKRKFASPAALKVSALIMLDLDNLKYINDTYGHDYGDVYIQYSANALKKFAPYNVVLSRMSGDEFYVFIYGYEDKAAVRRIIADIQREMLSTVLPLPDNDSVKIRVSAGVAWYPDDAEDYETLIRYADFAMYMVKNTTKGEFKEFDRASYEKDAYLLHGKEDLNRLIDGELVEYHFQPIVEVATASVFAYEALMRSKIDTLSTPLEILTLAKSQSKLYQIEQLTWFKALEAFARLKAEERGAKVFINSIPNQVLSERDMKLFETMYAPFLGRIVVELTEEEKLDERSMVLKQHYCKQWGSQLAIDDFGTGYNGDGILLSLTPDYVKIDMSIVRNIDKDENRQRLLKNLVSYLKPQKIRTIAEGVETKAEMDMVISLGVDYLQGYYLGWPEAEPAALSESLKKEIRAARDHVHKVVDS
- a CDS encoding extracellular solute-binding protein — its product is MRIKKAVCFLAVLCMLTAMLSGCGEKKILDAKNPVSIEIWHYYNGPQKTAFDELVTEFNDTVGLDEGIVVEAFSQGNNVNELIEKVIDAANQKVGSGDIPDVFAAYADTAYQVDQLGLVAELDSYLTEEELAQYVPAYIEEGRFDAEGHLKIFPTAKSSEVFMLNKTDWDRFAEATGAKLEDLETMEGLVRTAEAYYEWTDGLTEEPNDGKAFFGRDAMANYFIIGCRQLGTEIFEVNQGKVKLNVDDDIMRKLWDNFYVPYINGYFGAYGRFRSDDAKTGDLIALVGSTSGAAYFPDKVTVDDSESYDIEPWVMAPPHFEGGELYAVQQGAGMVVTKSDEKKEYAATVFLKWFTEAQRNIDFSVGSGYLPVKTEANDMAMIEPALKQSEESSTTKNLEATFPVAIEMTKTHTFYTNKAFEGGTAARNVLENSMMDQANADRAEIVSLMQSGVSRKDAVARFDTDDHFNAWLTSFKNDLNAAIE